In Pseudomonas lalkuanensis, the following are encoded in one genomic region:
- a CDS encoding fatty acid--CoA ligase, protein MLQTRVIKPADNAYVYPLLIKRLLMSGSRYEKTREIVYRDRIRYSYAAFNERVARLANVLTEAGVKAGDTVAVMDWDSHRYLECMFAIPMIGAVLHTINIRLSPDQILYTMNHADDRFVLVNSEFLPIFKAIGSQLTTVEKTLLLTDGTDHDADLPNLVGEYETLLAAASPKYDFPDFDENSVATTFYTTGTTGNPKGVYFTHRQLVLHTLSMASTIGALDSIRLMGTDDVYMPITPMFHVHAWGVPYVATMLGVKQVYPGRYEPDMLCKLIREEKVTFSHCVPTILQMVMNAPTAQGHDFGGLKMIIGGSALNRSLYETAKSRGIQLTAAYGMSETCPLISVAHLNEELLAGSEDERITYRIKAGVPVPLVEAAIMDGDGRFQPVDGESQGELVLRAPWLTYGYFNEAQKSEELWEHGWLHTGDVATLDGMGFIDIRDRIKDVIKTGGEWISSLELEDLISRHPAVREVAVVGVPDPQWGERPFALVVVRDNQALDAKALKEHLKPFVEQGHINKWAIPSQIALVTEIPKTSVGKLDKKRIRVDIAQWQATGSTFLSAL, encoded by the coding sequence ATGCTTCAGACCCGCGTCATCAAGCCCGCCGACAACGCCTACGTCTACCCGCTGCTGATCAAGCGCCTGCTGATGTCCGGCAGCCGCTACGAAAAGACCCGCGAGATCGTCTACCGCGACCGTATCCGCTACAGCTACGCCGCCTTCAATGAACGCGTTGCGCGCCTGGCCAACGTGCTCACCGAGGCCGGGGTGAAGGCCGGCGATACCGTTGCCGTGATGGATTGGGACAGCCATCGCTACCTGGAGTGCATGTTCGCCATCCCGATGATCGGCGCCGTGCTGCACACCATCAACATCCGCCTTTCGCCGGACCAGATCCTCTACACCATGAACCACGCCGACGACCGCTTCGTGCTGGTCAACAGCGAGTTCCTGCCGATCTTCAAGGCCATCGGCAGCCAGCTGACCACGGTGGAAAAGACCCTGCTGCTCACCGACGGCACCGACCACGATGCCGATCTGCCGAACCTGGTGGGCGAGTATGAGACGCTGCTGGCCGCTGCCAGCCCGAAGTACGACTTCCCCGATTTCGATGAAAACTCGGTGGCCACCACCTTCTACACCACCGGCACCACCGGCAATCCCAAGGGCGTCTACTTCACCCATCGCCAACTGGTGCTGCACACCCTGTCCATGGCGTCCACCATCGGCGCGCTGGACAGCATCCGGCTGATGGGGACCGACGACGTCTACATGCCCATCACCCCGATGTTCCACGTCCACGCCTGGGGCGTGCCCTACGTGGCCACCATGCTTGGGGTGAAGCAGGTCTACCCCGGCCGCTACGAACCGGACATGCTCTGCAAGCTGATCCGCGAGGAAAAGGTCACCTTCTCCCACTGCGTGCCCACCATCCTGCAAATGGTGATGAACGCGCCCACCGCTCAGGGCCATGATTTCGGCGGCCTGAAGATGATCATCGGCGGCAGTGCGCTGAATCGCAGCCTGTACGAAACCGCCAAGTCCCGTGGCATCCAGCTCACCGCCGCCTACGGCATGTCCGAGACCTGCCCGCTGATCTCGGTGGCGCATCTCAACGAAGAACTGCTGGCCGGTAGCGAGGATGAGCGCATCACCTACCGCATCAAGGCTGGCGTGCCGGTACCGCTGGTGGAGGCGGCCATCATGGATGGCGACGGCCGGTTCCAGCCGGTGGACGGCGAATCCCAGGGCGAACTGGTGCTGCGTGCGCCCTGGCTGACCTACGGCTATTTCAATGAAGCGCAGAAGAGCGAGGAGCTCTGGGAGCACGGCTGGCTGCACACAGGGGACGTGGCCACGCTGGATGGCATGGGCTTCATCGATATCCGCGACCGCATCAAGGACGTGATCAAGACCGGCGGCGAGTGGATCTCCTCGCTGGAACTGGAAGACCTCATCAGCCGTCACCCGGCGGTGCGGGAAGTGGCCGTGGTCGGCGTGCCCGATCCGCAGTGGGGCGAGCGTCCCTTCGCCCTGGTGGTGGTTCGTGACAACCAGGCCCTGGATGCCAAGGCACTGAAAGAGCACCTCAAGCCCTTCGTTGAGCAAGGTCACATCAATAAGTGGGCAATTCCCAGCCAGATCGCGCTTGTTACTGAAATTCCCAAGACCAGCGTGGGCAAGCTGGACAAGAAACGAATTCGTGTCGACATCGCCCAATGGCAGGCGACAGGCAGCACATTCCTCTCCGCTCTCTGA